A region of Arabidopsis thaliana chromosome 5, partial sequence DNA encodes the following proteins:
- the UK/UPRT1 gene encoding uridine kinase/uracil phosphoribosyltransferase 1 (uridine kinase/uracil phosphoribosyltransferase 1 (UK/UPRT1); FUNCTIONS IN: uridine kinase activity, uracil phosphoribosyltransferase activity, kinase activity, ATP binding; INVOLVED IN: biosynthetic process, nucleoside metabolic process, metabolic process; LOCATED IN: cytoplasm; EXPRESSED IN: 23 plant structures; EXPRESSED DURING: 13 growth stages; CONTAINS InterPro DOMAIN/s: Phosphoribulokinase/uridine kinase (InterPro:IPR006083), Phosphoribosyltransferase (InterPro:IPR000836), Uridine kinase (InterPro:IPR000764); BEST Arabidopsis thaliana protein match is: uridine kinase-like 2 (TAIR:AT3G27190.1); Has 1807 Blast hits to 1807 proteins in 277 species: Archae - 0; Bacteria - 0; Metazoa - 736; Fungi - 347; Plants - 385; Viruses - 0; Other Eukaryotes - 339 (source: NCBI BLink).), translated as MPEDSSSLDYAMEKASGPHFSGLRFDGLLSSSPPNSSVVSSLRSAVSSSSPSSSDPEAPKQPFIIGVSGGTASGKTTVCDMIIQQLHDHRVVLVNQDSFYRGLTSEELQRVQEYNFDHPDAFDTEQLLHCAETLKSGQPYQVPIYDFKTHQRRSDTFRQVNASDVIILEGILVFHDSRVRNLMNMKIFVDTDADVRLARRIRRDTVERGRDVNSVLEQYAKFVKPAFDDFVLPSKKYADVIIPRGGDNHVAVDLITQHIHTKLGQHDLCKIYPNVYVIQSTFQIRGMHTLIREKDISKHDFVFYSDRLIRLVVEHGLGHLPFTEKQVVTPTGAVYTGVDFCKKLCGVSIIRSGESMENALRACCKGIKIGKILIHRDGDNGKQLIYEKLPHDISERHVLLLDPVLATGNSANQAIELLIQKGVPEAHIIFLNLISAPEGIHCVCKRFPALKIVTSEIDQCLNQEFRVIPGLGEFGDRYFGTDEEDQ; from the exons ATGCCggaagattcttcttctttagacTACGCGATGGAGAAGGCATCAGGGCCTCACTTCTCCGGTCTTCGCTTCGACGgccttctctcttcttctccacccAATTCCTCCGTCGTCTCTTCACTCCGATCagctgtttcttcttcttctccgtcttcTTCCGATCCCGAAGCGCCTAAGCAGCCCTTCATTATCG GGGTTTCTGGTGGTACGGCTTCTGGTAAGACCACGGTCTGTGACATGATAATCCAGCAACTTCATGACCATCGTGTCGTTTTAGTTAATCAG GATTCCTTTTATCGTGGTTTGACATCTGAGGAGTTGCAGCGTGTGCAAGAGTATAACTTTGATCATCCTG ATGCGTTTGACACTGAGCAGCTTTTGCATTGTGCTGAGACTCTCAAGAGCGGGCAACCCTATCAAGTTCCAATCTATGACTTTAAGACTCATCAACGTAGATCTGATACTTTCCGCCAG GTCAATGCTTCTGATGTAATAATATTGGAAGGGATTCTAGTTTTCCATGACTCACGAGTTCGGAATCTGATGAATATGAAGATCTTTGTTGATACAG ATGCTGATGTAAGGCTTGCTCGCAGAATTAGGCGTGACACAGTTGAGAGGGGTAGGGATGTCAATTCTGTGCTTGAACAG TATGCAAAGTTTGTGAAGCCGGCATTTGATGACTTCGTGCTCCCTTCAAAGAAATATGCTGACGTGATCATTCCTCGAGGAGGTGATAATCACGTTGCAGTCGATTTGATTACGCAACATATCCACACAAAACTTGGGCAGCATGATCTCTGCAAAATCTACCCAAATGTTTATGTTATCCAGTCAACATTTCAG ATAAGAGGCATGCATACACTTATTCGGGAAAAGGACATATCAAAGCATGACTTTGTGTTTTATTCAGATAGACTCATTCGTCTG GTCGTGGAGCATGGTCTTGGTCATTTGCCATTCACTGAGAAACAAGTAGTTACTCCAACAG GAGCTGTATATACCGGTGTTGATTTCTGCAAGAAACTTTGTGGGGTCTCAATTATTAGAAG TGGTGAAAGCATGGAAAATGCATTACGCGCTTGCTGCAAAGGAATTAAAATAGGGAAGATTCTCATCCACCGTGATGGCGATAATGGAAAACAG CTTATTTATGAGAAGCTTCCTCACGACATATCTGAACGCCATGTCCTGCTTCTAGATCCTGTCTTAGCCACAG GTAACTCGGCTAATCAAGCCATTGAACTACTCATACAGAAAGGTGTTCCTGAAGCTCACATTATATTCCTCAACCTTATATCG GCGCCGGAGGGAATCCACTGTGTCTGCAAACGTTTTCCAGCATTGAAAATTGTGACGTCTGAAATAGACCAATGTCTGAACCAAGAATTCAGAGTTATACCGGGCTTAGGCGAGTTTGGCGATCGTTACTTCGGCACCGACGAGGAAGACCAGTAG